The Microcebus murinus isolate Inina chromosome 1, M.murinus_Inina_mat1.0, whole genome shotgun sequence genome includes a region encoding these proteins:
- the UPK1B gene encoding uroplakin-1b isoform X1, producing MAKDDSTVRCFQGLLIFGNVIIGMCGIALTAECIFFVSDQSSLYPLLEATDNDDIYGAAWIGMFVGICLFCLSVLGIVGIMKSSRKILLAYFILMFIVYGFEVASCITAATQRDFFTPNLFLKQMLERYQNNSPPNNDDKWKNNGVTKTWDRLMLQDNCCGVNGPSDWQKYTSAFRTENNDADYPWPRQCCVMNNLKEPLNLEACKLGVPGYYHSQGCYELISGPMNRHAWGVAWFGFAILCWTFWVLLGTMFFWSRIEY from the exons ATGGCCAAAGATGACTCCACTGTTCGTTGCTTCCAGGGCCTGCTGATTTTTGGAAATGTGATTATTGGT ATGTGCGGCATCGCCCTGACGGCAGAGTGCATCTTCTTTGTATCCGACCAAAGCAGCCTCTACCCACTGCTAGAAGCCACCGACAATGATGACATCTATGGGGCAGCCTGGATTGGCATGTTTGTTGGCATCTGCCTCTTCTGTCTGTCCGTTCTGGGCATTGTAGGCATCATGAAGTCCAGCAGGAAAATCCTTCTGGCG TATTTCATTCTGATGTTTATAGTATATGGCTTTGAAGTGGCGTCTTGCATCACAGCAGCAACACAAAGAGACTTT TTCACACCCAACCTCTTCCTGAAGCAGATGCTAGAGAGGTACCAAAACAACAGCCCTCCAAACAATGAcgataaatggaaaaacaatggAGTCACCAAAACTTGGGACAGGCTCATGCTCCAG GACAATTGCTGTGGTGTAAATGGTCCATCAGATTGGCAGAAATATACGTCTGCCTTCCGGACTGAGAATAACGATGCTGACTACCCCTGGCCCCGTCAGTGCTGTGTTATGAACAATCTTAAAGAACCTCTCAACCTAGAGGCTTGCAAACTGGGAGTGCCTGGCTATTACCACAGTCAG GGCTGCTATGAACTGATCTCTGGACCGATGAACCGACATGCCTGGGGGGTTGCCTGGTTTGGGTTTGCCATTCTCTGCTGGACT ttttgGGTTCTCCTGGGTACCATGTTCTTCTGGAGCAGAATTGAGTATTAA
- the UPK1B gene encoding uroplakin-1b isoform X2: protein MCGIALTAECIFFVSDQSSLYPLLEATDNDDIYGAAWIGMFVGICLFCLSVLGIVGIMKSSRKILLAYFILMFIVYGFEVASCITAATQRDFFTPNLFLKQMLERYQNNSPPNNDDKWKNNGVTKTWDRLMLQDNCCGVNGPSDWQKYTSAFRTENNDADYPWPRQCCVMNNLKEPLNLEACKLGVPGYYHSQGCYELISGPMNRHAWGVAWFGFAILCWTFWVLLGTMFFWSRIEY, encoded by the exons ATGTGCGGCATCGCCCTGACGGCAGAGTGCATCTTCTTTGTATCCGACCAAAGCAGCCTCTACCCACTGCTAGAAGCCACCGACAATGATGACATCTATGGGGCAGCCTGGATTGGCATGTTTGTTGGCATCTGCCTCTTCTGTCTGTCCGTTCTGGGCATTGTAGGCATCATGAAGTCCAGCAGGAAAATCCTTCTGGCG TATTTCATTCTGATGTTTATAGTATATGGCTTTGAAGTGGCGTCTTGCATCACAGCAGCAACACAAAGAGACTTT TTCACACCCAACCTCTTCCTGAAGCAGATGCTAGAGAGGTACCAAAACAACAGCCCTCCAAACAATGAcgataaatggaaaaacaatggAGTCACCAAAACTTGGGACAGGCTCATGCTCCAG GACAATTGCTGTGGTGTAAATGGTCCATCAGATTGGCAGAAATATACGTCTGCCTTCCGGACTGAGAATAACGATGCTGACTACCCCTGGCCCCGTCAGTGCTGTGTTATGAACAATCTTAAAGAACCTCTCAACCTAGAGGCTTGCAAACTGGGAGTGCCTGGCTATTACCACAGTCAG GGCTGCTATGAACTGATCTCTGGACCGATGAACCGACATGCCTGGGGGGTTGCCTGGTTTGGGTTTGCCATTCTCTGCTGGACT ttttgGGTTCTCCTGGGTACCATGTTCTTCTGGAGCAGAATTGAGTATTAA